The Rosa chinensis cultivar Old Blush chromosome 7, RchiOBHm-V2, whole genome shotgun sequence DNA segment GCTTTGGCCCTCGGTccaaccctatgtttttagcttGTTGTCTAATTATAATAAGTTTCCTTGTATTAGGTCCTAGATTTCTAGCTCCTCCAGCTTAGTACCAATGGAGGATCCTcgctacctctacgtatttgaatgtataataagtaggtctatttctatgtaccattgtgggtactaccactatcttcttgtctgtttaTAAATGGCAGCAgcagggtatgtaacggcctattctgatttgtgataaatatattattttaccCATGGCATTAATCAAAAATATAAGAAAACTTGGTTTTGAGATGTTGTTATCAAGAAACAATAATTTTTCAAGCCTTGTTTCAATTCTAATTATACATTGCATGATACGATAAAAGTGTCGTGATCTTTTCACAAACCGCATTAATTCTAACCATAAATCCAAAAGAGTTTGCGTCTATGAAAATTTGAAACCAAGACGAAGATCAAGAAACATAGGCATTGgaactaattatatatatatatatatatatatttttttttttttagaaagcgGTGTAAGAGCTAACTCAGCGCCCTTACCcgaatttattaaaaatcaagtaAAAAAAGATACATAGCAAGGGGGCTAGACCAAACCTTGCCGAAAGAGAAAAATACTATTCTAATGATTGGAACTAATTATATACAGATACCACTAGGTAAACAACACAGATAATTAACCTCAGTTGTATCACGATATGCACTATTAATTACTTACCTGGCCTCTAATTTCTGGAACTTTATTTTTTAGCTAGGGTTCGTGATCATATGGACAAGGGTCCAGGACAATATTATAGAAAGAAATTATTGCGAAAGCTGGATCAAAAGCTCGCTTCCTTTAGAAAATGTATATATAAGCAAGCGCTTATCGATTAGATGCCTGTCCATCATCATGAAAAGCATATAAAGAACTACTTTAAAATTTACACACAGTTAGGAATGCTGATATTTCTGCTGGGACTCCATAGATAGGTAGAAGAAGAAACATGCATGTCCATACGAGTACGGAGCTATTGGACTTCTTGTCCCTACAAAAAAGGCCAGAGATTACATGTGGCGGCAGCATGGCCTGAGAGTATGGGTGGAGGGAAACCCAGCAAGGTGAGGAGATCAGATGCCCTTGTGGGGGGAAGGCTATGATGTCACAAGGTCCCCGCAGAAGGGCACGGGGACTATAAATAGACTAATAGAGAGAGAAGTGCTCTTAAAAGCTGTTGGGTACcgtcttttcttctttatcatCCACCTTTTGCCCTAATAATAAAGGGTAGTCTGCCCCAGCCGAACCCCTTTCCCAAACCCAATGTTATATTGCGCATTAGTTAACGGCTAACTCGGCCTAAGCAAATGACATATCATTTTCTCTTATCACTAAATTATGTAGAGTCTCATTAAATGAAACTTTCTTTGCTTATGATATATATTTTCGGTTGTTTGTGATGCTAGAGCACAAGCAACTATCCCCATACATCCAATTTGGACCACCACAACAACAATGGATTCTCACAAATTTGTTTGCTTAATTAGCAAtctatgttgagaatatatacatcccatatggGAAAAATAAGACAttgtctatgagtttataagggtttaggTCACTCaatccattgtcaattggttttagatgtgaacctcagattactttatcatggtatcagataGGGTTACCCACATGTGTATACCTAATTgtcacacgggctccacgtcacccaaagttgtccacgtgtatggcttacaaattcgccacacgtgtgggggcgtgttgagaatatatacatttcacatgggaaaaatgagaccttgtctatgagtttataagagttttGGTCACTCCATCTATTGCCAATTGCTGCAAAATGAGTTCGAAATTTTTCCTATACGATTTAAATAAAGTCAAATCTCActctcatgagtcatgactACATACATTTTAAGtactatttttgaattaataaaaatacataCATAATTAGTTTTCATATCATGTTTTAACAAATTCGCACTTTTTAAATTGATTTTAAAATAGATTTAAATCTCAATTTATCTGAAATTCGGGTACATTAATCTTGTATTATATAAAAGATCCTGAATAGTCAATGAACAAGTGACATTGGTgcagtgtttaaggaaaactgaaatttggagagaattaattcgtgctttcattgataatagaggcctctttatatagaagattataagacatagaatcagagttgtacaaaaCAAGTCAGAGCCTTAGGGTTTTCTGGGCAGAGCTTGGCAGCGGTAGAATAGTCAGCTATCACCGGTGATTCATAGTCGTGAGCCGTGAGAAGAAGACCTTAGCGTCTGTGGGTGAAGAAGGTCGAAGAGATCTGCTTTGTCTGGAGCAGGTCTCGGTGACGGAATTTGCAGTTTGGAGCAGTTCTCGGCACCAGAATTTGCAGGGTCTGATCGAATCGGTGAGGGTCCAGGGAGGCAGAGGGAGGCCAACTTGGTGGGCTTCGCACCAGCTTCATATTTCAGCTTCGATCGAGAGGCGTTTGCGAGGGTCGCGTTCTCCTGGTTGCCTAGTTTACATGTGGGATTTGATCGGGGTTTCGTTGGTCGGTGGTTGGCTGCAGAGAGGCTCTCACGATCTGATGGCCGGCTGGACATGTAGCCAGCCGGAAAGTTGGCTGGCTGCGGCGATGGCATGGCAGAGGGCGTGTAGGGCTTCTGCTGCCTTAGCTtggatttgggcttgggcctgggctcaaaaTTCAGCTGGCGGGCTCTTTCTTGTGGGCCTTGAAGAGGGTGCCTTACCACCCTCATTTCTTGTGGGCCTGGCCTAAGAGGTGGACTTTCTTGGGCAGTTGGGCTAATATCTTGTCCATGACCAATCGTTTGCGGATCATGACTTATGTGGGAGTTGGTAATTTTCTGGAATAAGATTGACATTTTTTCAAGCGGTTTCTGGATAAGGAATTACTCTTATTTGTTTGCTAAGAAGTGGCTCTCTGTTGGTACCACAATTGTGAGTCTGGCTAATGGAGAGACTAGTTAATGATTTTGTTCTAAAAGACATGGAGTTGTTCTTTATTTGTGGCCTTGTGGGTTCGCTTTACAAGCGGGCTCaaattgacttgtaatgagtttacattACTTAGATAGGAGCTTGGTTGGTTCCccgccatttttctgtctttaaatATATGTTAGACTCTGACTTATTAAATagtcatctaatgcaatgaaattttatttaaaaaaaaaagtgacctTGGTGCAATAAAACTAAAATCCGATTGTACTAGTTTCTAGTTTAAATAATGAGGGGTGTGAAGTTTGAACAGGAATGATTGACCAGGAGCAATTTTTTTTATCcccaaagaaaaagagaaatgcAAGATTCGAGAACAGCGCAGGAAGGGAGGATTGACCAACTAATTATCTGCAGAAACTTGATGAAACCCTCACGTGCAATTCCTCCATTGACAATGAACACTCAAACTCGATCGTATCACCTAGACAGTTGTGCCATCATCTCCCTCTCCCCctttctccattttctttcttcattctAGACTTCTAGCTTAGTTTATTAATCGCCGACCAGTCCCAAAACAACCACCCGGTGCATATGCTTTTAACAATCACAACCAAGTAGTAATCTTGTGTTTTAATTCAAAGGCAATGCCCATGCTCTGTTTGTCAACATTCTCATTAGGATATGATCATATTTTAGTAGTTAGATTACTTCACAAGCTTAGCTACAAGAGTTGTATGATTCATAATGAGATTTGCTTCGCAAATTACCCATTTAAAAAGCTcaaattttttatctcttttctTTATCTGTTATATGTATGTTCGACGAGTTTTAATATTGTCTTTTAGGGTTTGGTGGAGGTGaattaaaggtaaaattgggtcaATTCATTGTTTTTGTTGAGGGATCATTGAatagaaatgatcatttacccaatttcagcttaaaaattgcccacttgctctactaacagttttttaatctcatttaccTAAAATACtctaagagtgtgtttggatgagggaaaaaatgatggaatttaattgaaagtcaagatttcataattcctaaaaacCAATTCCCTAGTTTGGTATTATCAGATTgataattttaaatttctctgtggaaaaaaaaacgaaggaattcgttatttaaattcctcacttcaatttccaccaaacctTTGccgtattcaatttttatttccaaaacaggactttttttctttctattttatctttttatttgttttaactttcttaatttattatacATTTCAAATCttaaatagatgcaaccaaacaatagaaattgcaattaatggaattttagattgatggaattaaagattccatcatttataaattcctacggattttataattttctcatccaaacgcactgttaagagattatttctctaatacgcaattaattctttttttattctttttatttatttttgggacttttttgcccttttcttctttctcacttagagagagaagtcatcctccaccttgctgtgctccggtgactagTGGCTGGCGGCAGACTCCGGCCACCTGTGACCGGGCTCCGGCGTCCAGTGACCGGAATCAGACAACCAGTCACCGAAATCCCGAATCCGACTGCCGGActagtgaccggattccgacgtCTGATTTTATTGTCCCTAATAAtgcccagtaatcatattattaccccctataaacatattattgccccccaatgaacatactattgccccccaataacaagtttattagggatcaataattaataaaaaatgaagatgtttataattttgaaagttttagtaggtttatccaaataaataatcttattattgacccccaataatcttattattgtcccgtaataatcttattattgcccaataaatattttattactccccaataatcttattattatcttcCAATAATCGTTTTATTGCCCAACCAAATCCTCCAAGAAAGAAGAAGCCAGGAGCGTTTGCCTCAACGCCAAAAGCCGTCGGTCCTCTTGGTGACACAGAGATGTCACCATACTTTCCAACAAGAGCCTAAAAGGTGCCTAAATCACCCTATCACATGaacgcctctctctctcttccaaacCTGGATTTTGATTCCACCCAATTTTGCAACCAAGCGGGTTCTGCCGCAATCCAGCCACCCCAAACCGCCGAACTGGTCGGGTTTGGCACGCCTCACCTGTTGGCCCTTTGAGTTTGTTTGCCTGTATTCGCGAACCTTCGATCTGGGACGAGGGATTGGTGGGATGGTAGAGCAGATCAGGGCTGTTGGTGGGTGATGGTTCTTTTCTTGTTGGCTGGGGTTAGGATCGGTGTGTCGAAGTAGAGTGGTGTTGCGGGTTCGGAGGTGGACTGGAGTTGATGGGATGGTGGTGACGTTGCTTGTCTCGGCGCAATCTGGCCCGATATGGGCTGGATCCGATCGGAATTTTTCGATCTGCGTCTGGGCTTTTGATTCCTGCATGGGGAAGGGAATGGTTGGAGAGGGTGACGTTTTTCCACTGCGTTGCGGGGATGGAACGAGGTTGACGGCGATCCGGCAAGGAGAGAAGGAAAGTCTACGGTGAGAGAAGAAATCGgtggggggggggagggagggagagagagagagagagagatttgagtgtaatttattaggattaatttcagtttacccccctgaggtttgggggtgtcatcatttcaccccctctactttcaattttaaatttttaccccataaactttccaatttcaatcaaccgtgtccaatttctcctattccgtccaaagtcaacgttaactttgacttttgaggggtaaaatggtctattcaagataaaaaaatatataaaaaataaattttttttttttttctgtttcttttttttttctatttcttcattttttttgtcttcaacctatacaccaaaagttataataggtttacaaaaacaaaaaaaatattctaagtggttgaaagccgcttgctggtctacgatatttgtgatatatctccgataaagtgaagaattttaggatatatccccaataaagtgaagaaatatttgtaaaaaataattttacactttatctagaaataaaaatatctgtaaaaaaataattttacacactcgctggtctacgatatttgtgatatatctctgataaagtgaagaattttaggattccctaataaagtgaagaaatatctgtaaaaaattattttacactttatctgtaaataaatatcagtatattcccaataaagtgaagaaatatctgtgtaaaatcatttttggcctacgatatttgtgatatatctccaataaagtgaaaaaatttaggatatatccctaatatctgtaaaaatgattttacaatttatctgtaaatatctgtatatccccaataaagtgaagaaatatctgtgtaaaatcattttttacagatatttatttacagatagtgtaaaattatttttacagatatttcttcactttatcagagatatatcacaaatatcgtagaccagcaagtgagtaaaatcattttttacagatatttatttctagataaagtgtaaaattattttttacagatatttcttcactttattagggatatatcctaaaattcttcactttatcggagatatatcacaaatatcgtagaccagcaagcggctttcaaccacctagagtattttttttgtttttataaacctattataacttttggtatataggttgaagaaaaaaaaatgaagaaatagaaagaaaaaaaaaaaaaaacgaagaaacagaagaaaaaaaaaaacagaattttttttaaatatatttttatcttgaaaagaccattttacccctcaaaagtcaaagttaacgttgaCCTTGGACGGAAtaagagaaattggacacggttgattgaaattggaaagtttagggggtaaaaattcaaaattgaaagtagagggggtgaaatgatgacacctccaaacctcaggggggtaaactgaaattaatccaatttattaattaaaataagaGCAATACTGTCAATTAattggggttaaaaaactcttagtggagtaagttgACAATTTTTttggctaaaattgggtaagtggtcacggctcCTTAATTTTAACAATTCATAACTATATCAGTCgctttcacatttttttttaagaccGGTGCGGCTGCTCAAgttttaattaatgaaactgcataaTACATTGGTGGGGGTgcttggctccaaaaccagttggcgtgcaaactgtctcttttgagagAGTGATTGCGCAggagtgccagcaccgtggggtgcagtcgtcgggggagtcccttgacctgacttcttcttcaagcgatgtggacgaggagagcaccaacctcgtcacagggttcttctcttgcctttcggaaaaggacttttgccttatggataaggactttgggtgtgatctcttcggtcaccaaaatcgatactcaacgttgtaggttgagcagagcaatcactgggaagttctgagaaagcacggggtttgctaaagcgtatctttagcttcgcagggttgcgagggcgttacccttgcttcgctggttgtatcggtggcggTTGCACTAGCAGTCGGTTCgcaaggagactaggactggaagcacggtcgctgagttgatctggtgatgctgacagtcggctcgcgaggagactaggactggcgggcgatcaccgggtttcaacgaggttgaaggtttgctccggggaggctttgtaatcgatGGGATTagttgattcgagagaggtcctcCTATTTCgccgcttaaccctgtatttataccctagggttttgactgctccttgccttagAAGGATGATTAATTGAagcttcctattcaatctctactACTCAATCTCAAGAAGGTTTCGTTTCCTTATGagtcacggaatgggcgaagttATACCCCAAACCCGAGTAgctttatttttgggccgcaggtatcggcccactggcttAAACCCACCAAAAGATCctaccaaaaatacttttgggctcaaacagggGGGGGACATTGTACCTAACCCTAGATTGTTATTATCTCAACTAAAAGAATGCATTTTaattaacgatcaccaattagCGAAAAGTGTCCTACTTGTATCAGTTGTATGTACCTTAGAAAAAACGTTTGACTATATGATCACAATACATGTGAATCATTAAAGATGAGAATTATGAAATAATAAAAagatttcttattttctttttggccTTAAGTATATATATCTTCTTCATTTTTCAAGTTTTCAATCATAAATGAAAATCTTTAACCAAAAACGAAAGTTATCTTTAATTTATGTAATGGTTTGGATATGATCCTTCAAAATCATGTACCAAATGATTTTACAGAAAGAAATCATCTTCTAAAGAAATGTTTGAATGAATCTCCTGAATTAGACCCACAAATCATATTATATCATATTCCTTTTCTtctatatcaaaaaaaaaaaaataccaagaaaaacaaaaatcaaattaaCCCACTCATGCACGAAATTAAAATATAATCATCTCTCAATCAAATCACTGACAAATATAtaatcttcttcctcctttcttAACTCTAGTTGATTCTCTCAACCAAAGGAGCCATACCTCATCCTTATAAACTGCATCCCTCTAATCCACtgccccaccccccccccccccccgctgctctctctctctctctctgagcctCACTATTGAATGCAAAGCGGCTACTTTCAGAAAGCTCAGTGAATAACCAAACACGTACGTCCTTTACTTGCTCAGCTCACATCTCTTTCCCGTTCTGGTCAACGTAGTCAATTCAGTCACTGATATCACCAACTACCGCAGCATCAACAACACCAAACAACAACTAATTAACCAAACCACACCAGCTgaaacaaaacacaaaaaatgCTCGAAACCGTGAAGTACCTGATCGGCTCCGTCGGCACCAGCGGTTACGGCTCCAAGAGCACCGCGGAGCAAGTCACCGACAGCTGCCCCGATCTCCGCTCCATCACCGCCATCATCACAGGTACGTGTTCCTCTAATCGGCGCCACCCAAAAAATACAACCAGTTTTTGTTTGCGGTTCTGAACTTTTGATCAACGATCGTATATATGGTTGTTTTTTCATTAGGTGCTACGTCGGGGATCGGAGCAGAGACTGCGCGAGTGTTAGCGAAGCGCGGCGCCAAGCTAGTCCTCCCCGCTCGGAGCCTTAAAGCCGCCGAGGACGCCAAGGCGCGAATCCTCTCCGAGTTTCCGGACTCGGAGATCATTGTCATGGCGCTTGATCTCAGCTCCCTTGCTTCCGTTAGAAACTTCGTGTCGGAGTTCGAGTCCCTCCACCTACCTCTTAATCTCCTCATGTAAGTTCTCCAAactattccttttttttcttgttcataAATCGCAGAAAAGTAAATGTATTGAAGTATTGATCGACCGTTTTGGTTCATATTTTAGAAACAACGCCGGTAAGTTCGCGCACGAGCATGCGATTTCCGAAGACGGAATAGAAATGACTTTTGCTACTAATTATCTGGGTAAGTGGAAGTTCCTGAGCTTGACTAGTTCAGTTGCGGATCAATTAACGAAGATTATATGGGAGTcttttggttttttctttttcaggtcATTTTCTGTTGACGAAGCTGCTGCTGAACAAGATGATCCAAACAGCGAAGGCCACCGGCGTCCAAGGGCGAATAGTGAACGTGTCGTCTGCTATTCACGGCTGGTTTTCCGGAGATACAATCCGATACCTCGGCGAGATAAGCCGGAGCAGAAGGTGAGGTCTATGAGAATCTTCGATCCATGTGAATTGTTTATttagttataattaaaatttgtCTCGGAGAGTTTGACCTTTCATTAAATTTTGTTCTCCTCCATTGGAAACTTTGTCTGGATCTTCAGCAGCCAATACGACGAGACACGTGCGTATGCGCTCTCGAAGCTCGCCAACGTTTTGCACACGAAGGAACTCGGTCGCAGGCTCAGGGTTTGTACTTATCCTCTGGctttgatcatcatcatcatggatCAGTTTTAGTTGTTCAAAagcgatttttgtttttttcctctttggtaattattggttttggttttaaatAAAATCAGGAAATGGAGGCCAACGTGACTGTGAACTGTGTGCATCCGGGGATTGTTAGGACCCGACTCACCAGAGAACGTGAAGGCTTTGCTACTGGTGTGGCTTATATTTTTAATTTGGGAAGAACAATGTTAATTTTGGGGTTTTAATTAATAATTGGTACTGATCAATCTTGGCCTCTTGGGTTTTGGATTATGTAGATATGGTGTTCCTCTTTGCTTCCAAGCTCTTGAAAACAATACctcaggttttttttttggagaatgaaTATCAAAATATTTTGTTTACATTACAAAAAAAGGATGTCGGGACTAATCTTAATTTTAATTCAGGCTGCAGCCACGACATGTTACGTTGCGACTCATCCACGGCTGATCGGTGTGTCCGGGAAGTATTTTGCGGATTGCAACGAGACATCGCCGTCAAAATTGGGGTCTAATTTGGTGGAAGCTAGTCGGTTATGGTCCGCTTCTGAAGTCATGGTGTCCAAAGATTCCGGTGCTATTTTTGCAGATCAATTGAAGGACTAGAAGTGGGATGATGATCAATATCCTTATATTACTAGTAGATATATATTAAGAACAGGAAAAAACAATATCTTAGTCATTAATTAGTCTAGTTAATTACTTCTTAATGTCTGTACTTAGTCTTAATTAATAGCATATATTGCCAGATACAGTTATGTAGTGGGGGAGAGCTAGCTAGGAAAGAAGAATATCGacccaaatatatataatatatatacctGGTACACAGCTTTGAATATATTGTAGCTTTAAGTATATGTAATGGTAAAGAAAGGCTTTATGATCTAAAAATATGATCAATATGGTTTTCTTAGTTGGTAGTACAAGTCATGGCCAGTACACCTTCCTGTTCCATGTGTTGGTTCTATATATATCTTGTTTATGAAATGATGCTTGAGTTCGATTGGATTGGGGCATATAATGAAATAAGAAAGGGATTATATGATCCGATCAATTAAAGTTGTATTATGTGGACTTAGATTGGATATGAAAGTGCTTGGAACCCTAGTTTGCATTTGTATATACGTTGGGCATAATTTCTTTATGATTTTGTGTACAGTTCTTTCTTTTTGATTGCTCGTGTACTACATGTTtgacataaaagaaataaaatggaGGGGAATATAAATTGTAAGAGGGCATTAAGAACATGGGTTGAGTTAGTTGCATGTGGTGGTTGGATTTTGGGATTATGGTATGGCCCTACTTCTAACATGCGCGGTGACTAATCCATGCGTTcaacccaaggaagaagaaatgaTGCACATTTTATTTTCCGTCTTATTCTGTTTAGGACAgtaacgaagaagaagaagaagaagatgatgatgatgaacttGACCAGCTGCTATTGGAATTAGCAAACGCACAAAGACTAGGGAGCCAGGTCTGGCAAGCTTAGCTGAGAAAACATAAAGACAAGGATGAGGGATGGGTGTGTGTTAATCGAAGGTAGAGCAGAAGCATTAAAGGCTTTAAGGCCATGAGTAATACACAGAAACCCTAGTTTCAATGTGGCTGTGTCTCAGAATCACTTTCGATGCTTCCTGTTTCGTTTTCCATTTACGACACGAATTCCCAGAGGTGGCATTGCATTAGAGAGCTACACAACGGTGACAGAGTCTGTCTATCTGCCTCTGTCATCACATCATTATTGCTCTGATTAGTTATAAATTAAACTTCCTACTAACTCTAATTGAGATAATTAAACATGAAAATTAACCATGCATGCTAAGTGGCCGGTCAAGCATGagcttataagttataacctaGTGTCAAACTCTTTAGTTTGAAAGTGTGAATTATAATGGAAATCGAAAGGAGACCAAGATCAAATCAATGAAATCATACAGTAGTCAAAAGCTTTGGCTACACACAAAGTGAGACATCTTTAACATTACACAACAGTTGCCAATGCTTTTTACAGACGTGACATTTACATTGCTTTTTGAAAAACAAGGTAAAGGCTTTATAATTACCATTCCGTGTGACCATGCATGAATCATGATGGTACATTGGACTTGAACGAGAAATAACTTGTTGATCAACCTGATGACCAgggttcttttccttttagagcaagttcacccgtagtcaagaaaaggcaaagtcgagaagtcaagaatttgaccggtcaagttactattcactgccactggacatgggtttacacccgttgtttttcttgaccggtcaagactgttcattATTATATGTTCattgaaaacaatttttttgggtgtgaAATGTTAGAAAAAATTGTAGGGGGGTctcgaaaatcgactttttacacatacataatttgggaaaacttccttcatgaaagttatagagatcgtcgatacgagttcgtacaTATGTGGaatgcaaaaatcggagttcgtatgaattagttataaatttttgaaaatttgaaaattttctataaatagcaaaaatTTCTGGTCCTTTTTCATAAGGACAGATTTTTCTGCTTTTCTTCACTTTCACCCctgaaactctctcttctctctcctcagccGAGCTGGTAGCCCTCACCCCCAGTCAAGAATTTAGTCATTTGCTTGCCCGTTTCTTTGGCCCTGGTCATGAAAAGGCAAGGCTTGCCTTGCCTGGTCAAAGATGGACCGGTGGAAGCAACAAAATGACTTTGGCCGGTCAACACATCATCATTCCCCCAATTTGCTCGGGCAAAGTGCAACCGCTGCACTTGCTCTTAAAGTCCATTTTCTTGGGCATGGCTTTCATCAACAATATTCTGTACTAGCCTGCTAGGCAACCCTAGACGATTAGGATGTTGTCCAGATCCATAAACTCTTGTATATAAAGATGTAGATAAGTTAGCATATTCCACGATGTTGAATGTCTTAAACACGTTTTTGACGATCATAATAGATGTAGTCCATCAACAATACAACGACTAAATGTAGCAAATGTATTTGCAGTTTTGCATGCACCATATACCAACAATCAACTCAATGTATTGATGCTCCAGGTTACATAGCATCAACTTAGCTATTTTAGATTAAAATCTCTGATTTTTCACCTTGTCACATAGGCTTTGACTAGTaacttataattttttatttattttttgattggGGGAGGTTAGCAGTAGGTAGTTAGCAACACACACATCCTTCGGGGGGGTATCCCAGCAGAGCCGAACTAATCTCTTCCGAACGCCACGGGACATTAAGCACTCATTTAACTAGTAACTtataattttgaataaaaactatttatttattctcaaagtgcaaaaaaaaaaaaaaaaattgattaaaaaaaagtataaGCTAATTGCTGTTTCTGCCTCAATCCCGCAGCAACTAGAGCCCATAACTttcttaaccaaaaaaaaaattctcaaaaaaaatcaatttttttctttcaaaattgtGGACAACACGCAATTTTTGGTCAAAATCGCATGctttaattttgtcttcaaaatTTGAGGGAAAACTGATTTTTGCACATTTATCGAACTAACGGAACTAAAAAATCGTGACGTAATATCTTTGTAt contains these protein-coding regions:
- the LOC112178697 gene encoding short-chain dehydrogenase TIC 32 B, chloroplastic isoform X2, whose product is MLETVKYLIGSVGTSGYGSKSTAEQVTDSCPDLRSITAIITGATSGIGAETARVLAKRGAKLVLPARSLKAAEDAKARILSEFPDSEIIVMALDLSSLASVRNFVSEFESLHLPLNLLINNAGKFAHEHAISEDGIEMTFATNYLGHFLLTKLLLNKMIQTAKATGVQGRIVNVSSAIHGWFSGDTIRYLGEISRSRSQYDETRAYALSKLANVLHTKELGRRLREMEANVTVNCVHPGIVRTRLTREREGFATDMVFLFASKLLKTIPQAAATTCYVATHPRLIGVSGKYFADCNETSPSKLGSNLVEASRLWSASEVMVSKDSGAIFADQLKD
- the LOC112178697 gene encoding short-chain dehydrogenase TIC 32 B, chloroplastic isoform X1, with the protein product MLETVKYLIGSVGTSGYGSKSTAEQVTDSCPDLRSITAIITGATSGIGAETARVLAKRGAKLVLPARSLKAAEDAKARILSEFPDSEIIVMALDLSSLASVRNFVSEFESLHLPLNLLINNAGKFAHEHAISEDGIEMTFATNYLGHFLLTKLLLNKMIQTAKATGVQGRIVNVSSAIHGWFSGDTIRYLGEISRSRSSQYDETRAYALSKLANVLHTKELGRRLREMEANVTVNCVHPGIVRTRLTREREGFATDMVFLFASKLLKTIPQAAATTCYVATHPRLIGVSGKYFADCNETSPSKLGSNLVEASRLWSASEVMVSKDSGAIFADQLKD
- the LOC112178697 gene encoding short-chain dehydrogenase TIC 32 B, chloroplastic isoform X3, whose product is MLETVKYLIGSVGTSGYGSKSTAEQVTDSCPDLRSITAIITGATSGIGAETARVLAKRGAKLVLPARSLKAAEDAKARILSEFPDSEIIVMALDLSSLASVRNFVSEFESLHLPLNLLINNAGKFAHEHAISEDGIEMTFATNYLGHFLLTKLLLNKMIQTAKATGVQGRIVNVSSAIHGWFSGDTIRYLGEISRSRSSQYDETRAYALSKLANVLHTKELGRRLREMEANVTVNCVHPGIVRTRLTREREGFATGVAYIFNLGRTMLILGF